CCAGGAAGCCATAACTGGGCAAGACGACCCGGCACATCAACAGGCAGGCCAGCCCGGCGACGTGCTCTTGCCGCTTGGTGGCCGCCGAGCGGGTATCTCCCGGGGCCAGCGTGTCGATCCAGCTGGTGTCGTGATCGGCGCCGGAGACCGTCCACCGGTCCTGCCAGCCCTCACCGGGGTGGGCCAGCAGCCAGTTCAGAATCGTGGCGGCTCCCCTGAGCCTCACGGCGCGGTGTTCCGTCGCGGTGGGCCAGTCCGGCAGACAAGGAAGCAACCCGAGTACATCGCCGATCGGCAGGCGGTCCACCGGACCCACTCGACGTCGTCGTAGCAGCCGCTCGTCGGCGACGAAGGGGCTGCGGGTGCGGCGGGCCTCGGGTGCAACGGTTGCCGTGGTCATTGCAAGGCTCCTCCGAACAGGACGGACAGGTCGTTGGTGTCGTAGCCCACGGCGACCCGCGGCGGAGCGTGTTGGGCTCGGTGTTCGCGTTCGATCAGGTGCTGCTGGACCCGCCGGATCACCTGATCCTCGTCCTCGACGAGATACACGTCGGCGGTGGTCGACAGGTGCGCGTGACCAAGGATCGTCTGCACGTCGCGCATGGACAGCGACTCGTCGCGGCTCATCCGCAACGCCGCAGAATGGCGCAGGTCGTGCATCGAGTAGTTGGTGCCCAGCAGCGCGTTGACGCGTCGGAACACCGCCCGCAGAGCCTCATAGTTCATCGGCTGACGTCGCAGCCCGTCGCCGTGATCGCGGCGACGCAGCGTCCACCACAACGGTTCGTCCGGCTCGAGCGGGTCCAGCTCGGCCAGATATAGCCGTATCCACACGAACGCGTCTGGGCTGGCCGGCAGCCACTGCTCGGCGCCGCTGCCCTTGCGGGTAACCCGCACCAGCTGCTCACCCCAGTCCAGGTCGACGCCGCGCACGCCGAGCAGCTCACTGGCGCGGGCGGCGTTGCTGATGCCCAGCGCGAGGATCGCCCGGTCGCGATTCGATCTGAGCGCGGCGAACAGCTCATTCCAGCGATCGTCGGGCAACGCCCGCGGCCTGCGCTTGGGAACCTTCGGGTTGTAGCGGATGCGCGCCTCGGCCCGGAACGGCTCCAACGGGTTGTGGTGTGCGTTCGCACGTCGACCGTTCCGGTCCAAGACCACCGGGTTGACCAGCGGGCCGGCGCCGAGCTCGATCCAGAACTC
The nucleotide sequence above comes from Actinomycetota bacterium. Encoded proteins:
- a CDS encoding tyrosine-type recombinase/integrase, yielding MALLDTRVRDVGSIQLPRWGRVVPADDVVPWQVVDPHGVTVEPIQRFLRDFVARGNRAGSVRSYAYGLLRWWRWLVAVGMDWDKATSVEVKDFVLWLGQAAKPRHSARTTTLATAGAVNARTGKRYLGDRYEPRTVRHGNAVLRSFYEFWIELGAGPLVNPVVLDRNGRRANAHHNPLEPFRAEARIRYNPKVPKRRPRALPDDRWNELFAALRSNRDRAILALGISNAARASELLGVRGVDLDWGEQLVRVTRKGSGAEQWLPASPDAFVWIRLYLAELDPLEPDEPLWWTLRRRDHGDGLRRQPMNYEALRAVFRRVNALLGTNYSMHDLRHSAALRMSRDESLSMRDVQTILGHAHLSTTADVYLVEDEDQVIRRVQQHLIEREHRAQHAPPRVAVGYDTNDLSVLFGGALQ